The following coding sequences lie in one Rutidosis leptorrhynchoides isolate AG116_Rl617_1_P2 chromosome 4, CSIRO_AGI_Rlap_v1, whole genome shotgun sequence genomic window:
- the LOC139841855 gene encoding uncharacterized protein, whose amino-acid sequence MFPAIAQEPSDAPIIIKGRVKSCGYITKRLHIDIGCGVDILYEHFFRLLPGAVRAKLVAPSTALSGFSGESAWPIGIIELEVELVDDDDKELLRSTTVEFAVVRSYSKYNALLERTTLQKLAAIPSTVHGLIKFPTPLGIAMIRSEKQDASVAVVEQAEKQPSEVEQLRSCMIISNPRNPEQKIKIGGGLSDETKFKLRNILASNTDVFVWKEADMTGVPREIAEHKLNANPSLTPVR is encoded by the coding sequence ATGTTCCCGGCCATAGCACAGGAACCCTCGGATGCGCCCATCATAATTAAAGGACGAGTTAAAAGCTGCGGGTACATCACCAAGCGACTGCATATAGACATCGGTTGCGGTGTTGATATATTGTACGAACATTTTTTTCGTTTGCTGCCAGGGGCTGTGCGAGCCAAGCTAGTGGCCCCTAGCACCGCATTATCAGGATTTTCTGGGGAGTCCGCATGGCCAATCGGGATTATTGAATTAGAAGTGGAGCTagtagatgatgatgataaggAGTTACTAAGGAGTACAACAGTAGAATTTGCTGTCGTAAGGTCTTACTCAAAATATAATGCGCTTTTAGAACGCACAACTTTGCAAAAATTGGCAGCTATCCCTTCCACAGTGCATGGCCTTATCAAGTTCCCAACACCATTAGGAATTGCAATGATAAGGTCAGAAAAACAAGATGCAAGCGTCGCGGTTGTAGAACAAGCAGAAAAACAACCAAGTGAGGTAGAGCAACTTCGAAGCTGCATGATCATCTCAAATCCGCGAAATCCAGAACAAAAAATTAAAATCGGCGGAGGATTGTCCGATGAGACAAAATTTAAGCTTCGTAACATATTAGCTTCTAATACGGATGTCTTTGTATGGAAAGAAGCGGACATGACGGGCGTGCCAAGAGAAATTGCTGAGCATAAACTCAATGCAAATCCAAGTTTGACGCCAGTTCGATAA